TCGAGCGCGCCGGCGCCGGCGGCATGGGCGTGGTCTGGTCGGCGTGGGACCCCGATCTCAACCGCGGCGTCGCGCTCAAGCTGGCGTCGGCCGGCGACGACGACGCCCGCGCCCGGGCCCGCGACGAGGGTCGGGCGCTGGCCCGGCTGTCGCACCCGAACGTCGTGCCGATCTACGACGTGTTCGAGGCGCGCGAGGGCGTGTTCCTGGTGATGGAGCTGGTCAAGGGCAAGACCCTGCGCACGGTCGCCACCGACGGCGCCAGCGTGCCCGAGCTGGTGCGCGCCTACCGGCAGTGCGGCGACGGCCTCGCCGCCGCGCACCGGGCCGGCCTGGTCCACCGCGACTTCAAGCCCGACAACGCGATCCTCGGCGCCGACGGGCGCGTGCGCGTGCTCGACTTCGGCCTGGCGCGCGAGGCCACCGACGAGCTGGGCGAGATCGCCGGCACGCCCCGGTACATGGCGCCGGAGCAGCGCAGCGGCCTGGCGCTGACCGCCGCGGTCGATCAGTACGCGCTGGGCGTGGCGCTGCGCGAGGCGGTGGCCGCGCGTGGGCCGGTGCCACGCTGGCTCGAGCCGATCCTCACCCGCGCGACCGCGGCGACGGCCGACGCGCGCTTCCCGTCGATGGACGCGCTGCTCGCGGCGCTCGCGCTCGATCCGGCGACGCGCTGGCGCCGGCGCGCGCTCTACGGCGGCGGCGTGGTCGCGCTCGGCGCGGTGGCCGCGGCGTTCACGCTCGGTCGCGCCAACCAGGCGCCCGAGCCGTGCCAGGGCAGCGCCGGCGCGATCGCCGCGAGCTGGGGCGGCGCCCGGCGCACCGCCGCCAACAGCCACCTGGCCGCGCTGACCGGCGGCTACACCCGCGAGTCGGTGCCGCGCATCATCGGCGCGCTCGATCGCTACGCCAGCGACTGGGCGTCGATCCACCGCGCGTCGTGTCAGGCCCACCAGCGGCGCGAGCTGTCCGAGCCCGCCTACGATCGCCGCACCGCCTGCCTGGCCCGGCGCAAGACCGCGCTGGCCACGCTCGGCGAGCTGGCCGGGCGCGCCGCCATCGACGCGCTGCCCGGCCTGGTGATCGCCGTCGGCGGCCTGCCCGAGCTGGCCACCTGCGAGGACGACGACGCGCTGGCGTCGCCGGTCGCGCCGCCGACGCCGGCCCAGGCCGACGAGGCCGACGCGATCGCCGATCTGATCGCGCGGGTCGACGTCGAGCGCGACGCCGCCGACACCGACGCCGCGACCCGCGACGCCGACGCGGCGGTCGCGCGGGCCGAGGCCCTGGGGTACGTGCCGCTGGTGGCCCGAGCGCTGCTGGCGAGCGGCCGGATCACGCTCGCGCAATCACGCGACGACCGCGGCGGGGCCCGCTTCACCGAGGCCACGCGGCTCGCGCTCGAGGTCGGCGACGAGCCGCTCGCGATCGAGGCGTACGCACGGGCGGCGTATGCGATCGCGACGACGGCCGGGCCCGCGCGCGCGACCGATGGGCTGCCGCTGATCGAAGCCATCACCCGCCGTCTCGACGATCGCGC
The genomic region above belongs to Myxococcales bacterium and contains:
- a CDS encoding serine/threonine protein kinase, whose product is MDRDDDAVDGAGLGPGEPEQERRQPRGQADVLERAGHRPGQASIVCGYIHGGILSCPSRAMADPLAPTVPETPRRDDARADGAAATPRADGAAATQRAGDLAAAAPTERADHARAQATPSTVGHGHPVRAAPMADPLERALAKAKAAAALFGDVAAVQVGRYRLIERAGAGGMGVVWSAWDPDLNRGVALKLASAGDDDARARARDEGRALARLSHPNVVPIYDVFEAREGVFLVMELVKGKTLRTVATDGASVPELVRAYRQCGDGLAAAHRAGLVHRDFKPDNAILGADGRVRVLDFGLAREATDELGEIAGTPRYMAPEQRSGLALTAAVDQYALGVALREAVAARGPVPRWLEPILTRATAATADARFPSMDALLAALALDPATRWRRRALYGGGVVALGAVAAAFTLGRANQAPEPCQGSAGAIAASWGGARRTAANSHLAALTGGYTRESVPRIIGALDRYASDWASIHRASCQAHQRRELSEPAYDRRTACLARRKTALATLGELAGRAAIDALPGLVIAVGGLPELATCEDDDALASPVAPPTPAQADEADAIADLIARVDVERDAADTDAATRDADAAVARAEALGYVPLVARALLASGRITLAQSRDDRGGARFTEATRLALEVGDEPLAIEAYARAAYAIATTAGPARATDGLPLIEAITRRLDDRAAFPRALLHHNVGTVELARGDRAAARAAFERARADSAGLTGSAAIEMSVGLMSLLVITDDEAAQAQLGRALVETRSRLLGANHPSTLDARAVVGELIADPDAAWTALAPVCDALVALHPHLGGSIGECDHELLIIAAGRFDVAAVNRLARQVEAASAHGADDQHVATARAYALAGDGPDARGLAAFVAARPEITPTSPWWIVLYAADLDLGGAFAALRADQPERARRLIDAASALLDRLTASAPRPIIARRRWALAALRART